A window of the Helianthus annuus cultivar XRQ/B chromosome 4, HanXRQr2.0-SUNRISE, whole genome shotgun sequence genome harbors these coding sequences:
- the LOC110935971 gene encoding cysteine protease Amb a 11.0101 isoform X1 gives MKMNNFIFFSLSLVLILGVVESFNYHEQELESEEGFQGLYDRWREHHKVTERSPQRFNVFKHNVRNIHKKNKMNLGYKLQINEFATMTHHEFRKTHADSKGGHFIALHGIRKTNLSSSYNDIDINAIPPRMDWREHNAVTPMKNQGQCGSCFAFAAVGAIEGINAIRTGQLLSLSEQQLLDCDSSDRTFHCDGGQVCGVFTFVKEHGGIATDEFYPYVGKRETCDTSKYGHHSVTVDGTEYLPEHDEEALLKAVAHQPVTFQMDPGGDGFMFYKEGIYSGPCGMELMHAMLIVGYDQDPDGTKYWIVKNSWGEGWGEKGYIRMLRGTEIQGVCNMYGHCNFPLKSPETKNVEL, from the exons ATGAAGATGaacaattttatatttttttcactTTCTTTGGTCTTGATACTAGGAGTTGTGGAAAGCTTCAATTACCATGAGCAAGAACTCGAATCGGAGGAGGGATTCCAAGGGTTGTACGACAGGTGGCGAGAACACCACAAAGTGACCGAGAGAAGCCCCCAACGGTTCAATGTATTCAAGCACAATGTACGAAATATTCACAAGAAAAACAAGATGAACCTGGGATACAAGTTGCAAATAAACGAGTTTGCTACCATGACTCACCATGAGTTTAGGAAAACCCATGCTGACTCGAAGGGTGGCCACTTCATTGCTCTTCACGGGATTCGTAAGACCAACTTGAGTTCCAGTTATAATGATATCGATATAAACGCTATTCCACCGAGGATGGATTGGAGGGAACATAACGCTGTCACCCCTATGAAAAATCAAGGACAGTGCG GAAGTTGTTTCGCATTTGCTGCGGTGGGTGCAATTGAAGGAATAAACGCCATCAGAACAGGTCAACTCTTATCATTATCAGAACAACAACTTCTTGATTGTGATTCGAGCGACAGAACCTTCCATTGCGACGGAGGGCAGGTCTGTGGCGTATTTACTTTCGTCAAAGAGCATGGAGGTATAGCTACAGATGAGTTCTACCCTTATGTAGGTAAAAGGGAAACATGCGATACATCTAAG TATGGTCATCACTCGGTAACTGTTGATGGAACCGAGTATTTGCCAGAACACGATGAAGAAGCGCTATTGAAAGCAGTGGCACATCAGCCTGTAACTTTTCAAATGGATCCTGGCGGTGACGGTTTCATGTTCTACAAAGAG GGAATTTATAGTGGACCATGTGGAATGGAGCTGATGCACGCGATGTTGATAGTTGGATACGATCAGGATCCTGACGGAACCAAGTACTGGATTGTTAAGAACTCGTGGGGCGAAGGATGGGGAGAGAAGGGATACATTCGTATGCTACGCGGTACGGAGATCCAAGGGGTTTGCAACATGTATGGGCATTGTAATTTCCCTCTTAAATCTCCCGAAACTAAAAATGTTGAACTCTAG
- the LOC110935971 gene encoding cysteine protease Amb a 11.0101 isoform X2 — translation MKMNNFIFFSLSLVLILGVVESFNYHEQELESEEGFQGLYDRWREHHKVTERSPQRFNVFKHNVRNIHKKNKMNLGYKLQINEFATMTHHEFRKTHADSKGGHFIALHGIRKTNLSSSYNDIDINAIPPRMDWREHNAVTPMKNQGQCGSCFAFAAVGAIEGINAIRTGQLLSLSEQQLLDCDSSDRTFHCDGGQVCGVFTFVKEHGGIATDEFYPYVGKRETCDTSKYGHHSVTVDGTEYLPEHDEEALLKAVAHQPVTFQMDPGGDGFMFYKEWTMWNGADARDVDSWIRSGS, via the exons ATGAAGATGaacaattttatatttttttcactTTCTTTGGTCTTGATACTAGGAGTTGTGGAAAGCTTCAATTACCATGAGCAAGAACTCGAATCGGAGGAGGGATTCCAAGGGTTGTACGACAGGTGGCGAGAACACCACAAAGTGACCGAGAGAAGCCCCCAACGGTTCAATGTATTCAAGCACAATGTACGAAATATTCACAAGAAAAACAAGATGAACCTGGGATACAAGTTGCAAATAAACGAGTTTGCTACCATGACTCACCATGAGTTTAGGAAAACCCATGCTGACTCGAAGGGTGGCCACTTCATTGCTCTTCACGGGATTCGTAAGACCAACTTGAGTTCCAGTTATAATGATATCGATATAAACGCTATTCCACCGAGGATGGATTGGAGGGAACATAACGCTGTCACCCCTATGAAAAATCAAGGACAGTGCG GAAGTTGTTTCGCATTTGCTGCGGTGGGTGCAATTGAAGGAATAAACGCCATCAGAACAGGTCAACTCTTATCATTATCAGAACAACAACTTCTTGATTGTGATTCGAGCGACAGAACCTTCCATTGCGACGGAGGGCAGGTCTGTGGCGTATTTACTTTCGTCAAAGAGCATGGAGGTATAGCTACAGATGAGTTCTACCCTTATGTAGGTAAAAGGGAAACATGCGATACATCTAAG TATGGTCATCACTCGGTAACTGTTGATGGAACCGAGTATTTGCCAGAACACGATGAAGAAGCGCTATTGAAAGCAGTGGCACATCAGCCTGTAACTTTTCAAATGGATCCTGGCGGTGACGGTTTCATGTTCTACAAAGAG TGGACCATGTGGAATGGAGCTGATGCACGCGATGTTGATAGTTGGATACGATCAGGATCCTGA
- the LOC110935970 gene encoding cysteine protease Amb a 11.0101 isoform X1, which translates to MKINNFIFYSLSLVLILGVVESFNYHEQELESEEGFQGLYDRWREHHKVTDRSPQRFNVFKHNVRNIHKKNKMNLGYKLQINEFATMTHHEFRKTHADSKGGHFIALHGIRKTNLSSSYNDIDINAIPPRMDWREHNAVTPMKNQGQCGSCFAFAAVGAIEGINAIRTGQLLSLSEQQLLDCDSSDRTFHCDGGQVCGVFTFVKEHGGIATDEFYPYVGKRETCDTSKYGHHSVTVDGTEYLPEHDEEALLKAVAHQPVTFQMDPGGDGFMFYKEGIYSGPCGMELMHAMLIVGYDQDPDGTKYWIVKNSWGEGWGEKGYIRMLRGTEIQGVCNMYGHCNFPLKSPETKNVEL; encoded by the exons ATGAAGATCAACAATTTTATATTTTATTCACTTTCTTTGGTCTTGATACTAGGAGTTGTGGAAAGCTTCAATTACCATGAGCAAGAACTCGAATCGGAGGAGGGATTCCAAGGGTTGTACGACAGGTGGCGAGAACACCACAAAGTGACCGATAGAAGCCCCCAACGGTTCAATGTATTCAAGCACAACGTACGAAATATTCACAAGAAAAACAAGATGAACCTGGGATACAAGTTGCAAATAAACGAGTTTGCTACCATGACTCACCATGAGTTTAGGAAAACCCATGCCGACTCGAAGGGTGGCCACTTCATTGCTCTTCACGGGATTCGTAAGACCAACTTGAGTTCCAGTTATAATGATATCGATATAAACGCTATTCCACCGAGGATGGATTGGAGGGAACATAACGCGGTCACCCCTATGAAAAATCAAGGACAGTGCG GAAGTTGTTTCGCATTTGCTGCGGTGGGTGCAATTGAAGGAATAAACGCCATCAGAACAGGTCAACTCTTATCATTATCAGAACAACAACTTCTTGATTGTGATTCGAGCGACAGAACCTTCCATTGTGACGGAGGGCAGGTCTGTGGCGTATTTACTTTCGTCAAAGAGCATGGAGGTATAGCTACAGATGAGTTCTACCCTTATGTAGGTAAAAGGGAAACATGCGATACATCTAAG TATGGTCATCACTCGGTAACTGTTGATGGAACCGAGTATTTGCCAGAACACGATGAAGAAGCGCTATTGAAAGCAGTGGCACATCAGCCTGTAACTTTTCAAATGGATCCTGGCGGTGACGGTTTCATGTTCTACAAAGAG GGAATTTATAGTGGACCATGTGGAATGGAGCTGATGCACGCGATGTTGATAGTTGGATACGATCAGGATCCTGACGGAACCAAGTACTGGATTGTTAAGAACTCGTGGGGCGAAGGATGGGGAGAGAAGGGATACATTCGTATGCTACGCGGTACGGAGATCCAAGGGGTTTGCAACATGTATGGGCATTGTAATTTCCCTCTTAAATCTCCCGAAACTAAAAATGTTGAACTCTAG
- the LOC110935970 gene encoding cysteine protease Amb a 11.0101 isoform X2: protein MKINNFIFYSLSLVLILGVVESFNYHEQELESEEGFQGLYDRWREHHKVTDRSPQRFNVFKHNVRNIHKKNKMNLGYKLQINEFATMTHHEFRKTHADSKGGHFIALHGIRKTNLSSSYNDIDINAIPPRMDWREHNAVTPMKNQGQCGSCFAFAAVGAIEGINAIRTGQLLSLSEQQLLDCDSSDRTFHCDGGQVCGVFTFVKEHGGIATDEFYPYVGKRETCDTSKYGHHSVTVDGTEYLPEHDEEALLKAVAHQPVTFQMDPGGDGFMFYKEWTMWNGADARDVDSWIRSGS, encoded by the exons ATGAAGATCAACAATTTTATATTTTATTCACTTTCTTTGGTCTTGATACTAGGAGTTGTGGAAAGCTTCAATTACCATGAGCAAGAACTCGAATCGGAGGAGGGATTCCAAGGGTTGTACGACAGGTGGCGAGAACACCACAAAGTGACCGATAGAAGCCCCCAACGGTTCAATGTATTCAAGCACAACGTACGAAATATTCACAAGAAAAACAAGATGAACCTGGGATACAAGTTGCAAATAAACGAGTTTGCTACCATGACTCACCATGAGTTTAGGAAAACCCATGCCGACTCGAAGGGTGGCCACTTCATTGCTCTTCACGGGATTCGTAAGACCAACTTGAGTTCCAGTTATAATGATATCGATATAAACGCTATTCCACCGAGGATGGATTGGAGGGAACATAACGCGGTCACCCCTATGAAAAATCAAGGACAGTGCG GAAGTTGTTTCGCATTTGCTGCGGTGGGTGCAATTGAAGGAATAAACGCCATCAGAACAGGTCAACTCTTATCATTATCAGAACAACAACTTCTTGATTGTGATTCGAGCGACAGAACCTTCCATTGTGACGGAGGGCAGGTCTGTGGCGTATTTACTTTCGTCAAAGAGCATGGAGGTATAGCTACAGATGAGTTCTACCCTTATGTAGGTAAAAGGGAAACATGCGATACATCTAAG TATGGTCATCACTCGGTAACTGTTGATGGAACCGAGTATTTGCCAGAACACGATGAAGAAGCGCTATTGAAAGCAGTGGCACATCAGCCTGTAACTTTTCAAATGGATCCTGGCGGTGACGGTTTCATGTTCTACAAAGAG TGGACCATGTGGAATGGAGCTGATGCACGCGATGTTGATAGTTGGATACGATCAGGATCCTGA